The genome window GTCACCAACGTGCACGAGGTGAAATCCTTGCCCGCTCACCTGCGTCGGGTAGCCCTGCTTCCGCTTTACAAGGGGCGCTACGACCACATCGACATGACGGTGATCGAGCAGAACTTCGCTCAAGAGCTCAGCAAGTTGAACGTATTCGAGCTGATAACGGTTGAGCCTGAAAAAATGGAGGAACTCTTCGGAGTGGAACGCTACTCTTCGGTAGAGGTGCTTCCCACCAAACTGCTCTCCAAGCTGCACGAAATTTACGCCATCGACGGAGTCATGCTGGTCGACCTTACCTACTACAATGCTTACCAGCCGGTCGGCATGGGAGTGAGGGCGAAGTTGCTCGACGGCCATACCGGAGAACTCGTCTGGGCGGCGGACGAGACCTTCGACGGCGCCAGCCCGGCCGTCTCCAACGCGGCCCGCAAGTATTTCCAAACCCAATCAACCACAGAATACCCGCTGCATCGTACGCAAACCGTGCTGCACAGCACCGCTCGTTTTTCCAAATACGTGGCCCACGCGCTGTTCGACACGATCCAGTGAGTACTTAAACTTTTCTTTAAATAATTTTTAAAGTTCTTCGGGAGAGAGCCGTTTATTAACTTAACAAAAGATTAACAAACGTCCGAAGACAGACAAAACGACTGATTATCATGAACATAAATCCACAGAACAACGCCTCTAACATCTACGCTCAGAACCTCGGCAAGGCCGGCCAGAACCCTCAGGCCAAGGCTGCAGAAGAGTCGGGCAGCAAGGCGGCCGCCGCTGCGGGAGACAAGCTCGAGCTCAACGCTCTCGACTCGCTCCGTTCCCAGCCGGAAGTTCGTCCAGAGGTAGTCGCCAAGGGCAAGGAGCTGCTCAACGACCCGAATTTCCCTTCCAAGGAAATGATGCACGACATTGCTAAACTAATCGTGCCCTTTGCCGATGATGAATAGGTAGCTAACTGGGTACCATACGTAGGATGGTTCCCACATCGAAGTTAATTCCCATTCATCGACCGACTAAATGAAATCTAGCGCAGCGTCTTACAAGCGAGCGGCCATCATGTCCGCAAGTCCCGAACGTCTGATCCTTATGCTCTTCGACGGCGCCTTGTCCGCCATGAATCGAGCCAAGGAGGGCTTCGCTCTGGAGAATGTCCGCGATCGCAACGAAACCATCAGCAACAACCTGATCAAGGCCCAGAACATCTTCGGCGAGCTGCAGCGTTCCCTTCGCATGGACAAGGGAGGGGATTTCGGGGACCGCATGTTCAACCTCTACGATTTCTACAATACCAAGCTCAACGAAGCGAACTTCAAGAAGACGCAAGAGCCGATCGATCTCGTGATCCGCCTCTTCACGGAAGTGCGAGACGCTTGGGCGGAGATGCTCTCGAAGCAGGCTTCCAAGCACCAGACCGCTGCGCCGGCGAACCTCTCCGCTGGAATCGGCGGAGGTTTGTCGCTTCGCGCCTAGTATCCAAATTTCACATCTATTCGTAAGCAAAGCCCTGCTATATATTTTAGCTGGGCTTTTTTGCTGCTCGAGGAGAGCGAGAAAAAAGGCATTTTGTGGGGGTGGGGCATGCGAAGGCCTTTGCGGACGCCCGTTCTCTTTGCCTGATTTTCGCTTTGCTTGCAGGCCGGAGGGCTTACACATTTTTGCAGTATGGCTGAACGACTATCCCGCCGCATGGTTTTGCTCGCTGCTTACGAGGACTTTACTCGTCGCGAAAGTGTGAGCCTGCGCGACGAGAATTTCGAACTCTTGGCCAAGTTGCAGGACAAGAAGGCTAAAGTGATCGCTCAACTGCGTGCCCTGCCTGAGCAGCCAGATGGGGCGGAGGCGGCTGACTTCAATGCTCGCGTCGCTAAACTCCTCGAACAAGAGGAGGCCAACTCCAAGCTGCTGCAGGATAAGATGGCGGTGAATCGGCAGGAGCTGCGCAAGCTTTCCCAAAACGCGGTATCGGCCAACAAGCTGCGCCGCGCGTATGCAGCTCCCTCGGATAGGCCGCCCTTGCCGAAGAATCTCAAGGGGCGAGCTTAGCCGAGTCATCAAATTTTCGATACGTGAAACTCGATCCTTATCCTAGCGTAATCCCCTATGGCCGACAGTGGATAGACGATGCCGATATTGCTGCGGTGGTTGCCACTCTCCGTTCGGATTTCGTGGCTCAAGGTCCGAAGGTCGACGCGTTTGAAGCTGCCCTCTGCGAACTGACCGGAGCGCGTCACGCTATCGCGGTTTCCAGCGGCACCGCCGCTTTGCATCTGAGTTGTCTAGGATTGGGGGTGGGTCCCAAGGACTGTGGGCTGGTGCCGGCCATCACCTTTGCTGCCACCGCTAATTGCTTGCGCTACGTCGGTGCGGAAGTGTCGTTTTGCGACGTTGACCCTCGCAGCGGATTGGTATCTCCAACCAGCGTATCGCAGCATCTCGAATCTAAGCCTGCTGCCAAGGTCCTGATGCCCGTTTCCTATTCAGGTTCGGTTCCCGACCTCGCGTCGCTTTCGGAGCTCGCGACGAAAGCAGGGGCTTTTGTAGTAGAGGATGCAGCTCACAGCATTGGCGCCAGCTATGGCGATGGGAGTCGCAGCGCTTCCTGCGCGCATTCGGATGCCGCTATTTTGAGCTTTCACCCTGTGAAGCATGTTTGCGCAGGAGAGGGTGGGGCGGTGCTTACGAACGACGAAACCTTGGCGCGGCGCGTGCGCCGGCTTCGTACCCATGGGATCGAAAGAGGAGAGCTGTGGGCTTACGATCAAGTTGAGTTGGGGTACCACTACCGCATGACGGACTTGCAGGCCGCTCTGGGATTGAGTCAGCTGTCTTGTTTGGGCGAATTCATTGCGCGTCGGCGGACTTTGGTCGAACGCTACCTGTCTGCATTTAAAGAAGCTCCTTTTCGATCACGTATCGAAGTGGCCACGACGGATCCTCAATCGTCTCATCATTTGTTCGTGATCCATTTTGCGGATGAGGCGGAGCGTCGAGCTGCCTACGCTTTTTTTCATCGGCACAATGTGAGGGTGCAAGTTCACTACATGCCAGTGTATCAGCATTCGTATTACGAAAACGTTGCCGCCGAGTGCCCAGGAGCGGAGGCTTTTTATGCGACCTGCTTGAGTTTGCCACTGTATCCGCTGCTTCGTGACGAAGAGCAGGCGTTTGTGATTCGGTGCTTGAAGGCGTTTCTTGAGTCATGAGCAAGCGTGTCGTTTTCAGGTGCAGCTTCGGAGAGCGTGACGGTTGGGGGCACGTGGTTCGATGCTCTGCGCTGGCGCAGGAGTTTCTGGATCGAAGTTGGGAGACGTTTCTTTGGAGCGAGGGGAACCTGCTCTCCCTTCCGGAAGAGATCGCTAAAGCGTTTACGGGAGTGCAGGAGCATGCCAAAGTCGAGTCTGACATCCTCGTAGTGGACGAGATGTACACGCCTCAAGAGCGCTTGGAGGCAGTCGTAGAAGAGTGGCGAGGCTTTAATCGAAGGGGAATCGTAGCTGGCGTGGACGATATGCAGCGCCGCAGCATGGCGGGTTTCGACTTGGTGCTGAATACGGAGATCGGATTGGCCGCAGGGGCATACCAGGTTGATGTTTCACTGTTAGGCGAGA of Pelagicoccus enzymogenes contains these proteins:
- the fliT gene encoding flagellar protein FliT, whose product is MAERLSRRMVLLAAYEDFTRRESVSLRDENFELLAKLQDKKAKVIAQLRALPEQPDGAEAADFNARVAKLLEQEEANSKLLQDKMAVNRQELRKLSQNAVSANKLRRAYAAPSDRPPLPKNLKGRA
- the fliS gene encoding flagellar export chaperone FliS, producing MKSSAASYKRAAIMSASPERLILMLFDGALSAMNRAKEGFALENVRDRNETISNNLIKAQNIFGELQRSLRMDKGGDFGDRMFNLYDFYNTKLNEANFKKTQEPIDLVIRLFTEVRDAWAEMLSKQASKHQTAAPANLSAGIGGGLSLRA
- the pseC gene encoding UDP-4-amino-4,6-dideoxy-N-acetyl-beta-L-altrosamine transaminase; its protein translation is MKLDPYPSVIPYGRQWIDDADIAAVVATLRSDFVAQGPKVDAFEAALCELTGARHAIAVSSGTAALHLSCLGLGVGPKDCGLVPAITFAATANCLRYVGAEVSFCDVDPRSGLVSPTSVSQHLESKPAAKVLMPVSYSGSVPDLASLSELATKAGAFVVEDAAHSIGASYGDGSRSASCAHSDAAILSFHPVKHVCAGEGGAVLTNDETLARRVRRLRTHGIERGELWAYDQVELGYHYRMTDLQAALGLSQLSCLGEFIARRRTLVERYLSAFKEAPFRSRIEVATTDPQSSHHLFVIHFADEAERRAAYAFFHRHNVRVQVHYMPVYQHSYYENVAAECPGAEAFYATCLSLPLYPLLRDEEQAFVIRCLKAFLES